A section of the Sedimentisphaera cyanobacteriorum genome encodes:
- a CDS encoding ISH6 family transposase, with translation MQNIISLELISATSENGFSLDELVFRTKELFETEAMAGFVSLILQLIDERICMNIVQGKSDNTGQSCCCNERFEYHDRSLRQFRTSVGTVKISWRRLKCVKCGKTITPLRDFLGLAPYQSKTLELEKLVTEIVSEQSYRRSSTHLESIGSIPVPKSTAHRWVVQTDCDQIDTGTDTFSLLFADGTGFKRRPDKDKRISNRGELRVALGVTRSSSVVPLGAFSGKSWDEISSLVKGERKNKELVADMLVSEGETGLVKSLAKLCNDSQRSHWHLVRDLNYTMWKDDAGKLERKQKQKELNAVIGIEIPEEDFEKVCDDDKKDLQDAVNSAESDLHKLIGKLLEKGYKIAADYLNRSAKNMFSYARRWLETGIVTPRVSSMIERMMRELGRRLKRIAFGWSEEGAAKMARIIIKRFTSENQWEKYWHEKLRLLDNVMLALKTIKVQNPQTLGR, from the coding sequence ATGCAGAACATTATATCATTAGAACTGATAAGTGCCACATCAGAAAATGGATTTTCTTTAGATGAATTGGTTTTCAGGACCAAAGAGTTATTTGAAACTGAGGCTATGGCAGGTTTTGTAAGCCTGATTCTTCAGTTGATTGATGAGCGAATATGTATGAACATTGTTCAAGGTAAATCGGATAATACCGGCCAATCATGCTGCTGCAATGAGCGGTTTGAATATCATGACAGGTCTCTTCGCCAGTTCAGGACTTCTGTCGGCACAGTCAAGATTAGCTGGCGTCGCTTAAAGTGCGTTAAATGCGGCAAGACAATAACTCCTTTGAGAGATTTTTTAGGCCTTGCACCCTACCAGTCAAAGACATTGGAGTTGGAAAAGCTGGTTACAGAAATTGTAAGCGAACAAAGTTATCGCCGAAGCAGCACTCATCTTGAATCTATCGGCAGCATACCTGTTCCAAAGAGCACTGCCCATCGCTGGGTTGTACAGACCGACTGCGATCAGATTGATACCGGCACAGATACATTCAGTCTTCTTTTTGCTGACGGCACCGGCTTTAAGCGTCGGCCCGATAAGGACAAACGCATAAGTAATCGCGGTGAGCTCAGAGTTGCCTTAGGAGTCACCAGAAGTAGTTCTGTGGTGCCTTTAGGGGCATTCAGCGGTAAAAGCTGGGACGAGATATCCTCGCTGGTCAAGGGCGAACGTAAGAACAAAGAGCTTGTTGCCGATATGCTTGTAAGCGAGGGCGAAACAGGTCTGGTTAAGAGTCTGGCCAAACTTTGCAATGATAGCCAAAGAAGCCATTGGCACCTGGTTCGGGATCTGAATTATACGATGTGGAAGGATGATGCCGGCAAACTTGAACGTAAGCAAAAGCAGAAAGAATTGAATGCCGTAATTGGTATTGAAATTCCCGAGGAAGATTTTGAAAAGGTCTGTGATGATGACAAGAAAGATTTGCAAGATGCTGTCAATAGTGCCGAAAGTGATCTTCATAAGCTGATAGGCAAACTGCTGGAGAAGGGATATAAAATAGCAGCCGATTACCTGAACCGTTCAGCTAAAAATATGTTCAGCTATGCTCGCCGCTGGCTGGAGACAGGTATTGTAACTCCGCGGGTTTCCAGCATGATAGAACGGATGATGCGAGAGCTTGGTCGACGCCTTAAACGCATCGCATTTGGCTGGAGCGAAGAAGGAGCGGCAAAGATGGCCAGAATTATCATTAAAAGATTTACTTCAGAAAATCAATGGGAAAAATACTGGCACGAAAAACTGAGGTTATTGGACAATGTAATGCTTGCTCTAAAGACTATAAAAGTACAGAACCCACAAACTTTGGGACGTTAA
- the ruvC gene encoding crossover junction endodeoxyribonuclease RuvC, with translation MLGIDPGLRICGYAAVQGGLLSTSLLEAGAIRIKTDIPLEKRLAQISEDISSLIESIQPDVLAVEKLYAHYKHPRTSILMGHARGVILLEAGRRDIRVLEYAATRIKKSLTGSGKATKQQMQKAVQSVLGLPEPPKPADVADAAAIALCCAGEMETRY, from the coding sequence GTGCTGGGTATAGACCCTGGCCTTCGCATCTGCGGCTACGCAGCCGTGCAAGGGGGGCTTCTCAGTACAAGCCTGCTTGAGGCGGGAGCAATAAGAATAAAAACAGACATCCCCCTCGAAAAACGCCTTGCCCAAATATCTGAAGACATCTCAAGCCTTATTGAATCTATACAGCCGGATGTGCTTGCTGTAGAAAAGCTCTACGCCCACTACAAACACCCCAGAACATCAATCCTCATGGGGCATGCAAGGGGTGTTATTCTTTTGGAAGCAGGAAGAAGAGATATTCGAGTGCTTGAATATGCCGCAACGAGAATAAAAAAATCTCTTACCGGCAGCGGCAAAGCCACAAAGCAGCAGATGCAGAAGGCGGTGCAGTCTGTTTTGGGGCTTCCCGAGCCGCCAAAACCTGCGGATGTAGCAGATGCAGCAGCAATAGCACTGTGCTGCGCAGGCGAGATGGAAACGAGATATTAA
- the pyrE gene encoding orotate phosphoribosyltransferase: MNKQELTARIKQEAYLEGDFTLRSGKKSHYYLDKYLFEACPDILKALGEEFAKYADDDVTLIAGPELGGVALAASASIASGKKWVIIRNSKKGYGTGNVVEGGEITENDVVLLVEDIATTGGQVVEAAKVIRESGAKVKKIVAVIDRKQGAEENITDAGFEFASIITKDDLGITD; this comes from the coding sequence ATGAATAAACAAGAACTTACAGCAAGAATAAAACAGGAAGCATACCTTGAAGGCGATTTTACGCTGAGAAGCGGAAAGAAAAGCCATTATTACCTTGATAAATACCTCTTCGAGGCCTGCCCTGATATCCTTAAGGCTCTCGGCGAGGAATTTGCAAAGTATGCAGATGATGATGTTACCCTGATCGCAGGCCCTGAGCTTGGCGGAGTTGCTCTTGCAGCCTCTGCCTCTATCGCAAGCGGGAAGAAATGGGTGATAATCCGCAACAGCAAAAAAGGCTACGGCACCGGCAACGTTGTTGAAGGCGGAGAGATAACCGAAAACGATGTAGTGCTTCTTGTGGAGGATATCGCCACTACAGGCGGGCAGGTTGTAGAGGCGGCAAAGGTGATTAGAGAGTCCGGAGCGAAGGTTAAGAAGATCGTTGCCGTGATAGACCGCAAGCAGGGGGCTGAAGAAAATATAACGGATGCAGGCTTTGAATTTGCCAGCATTATCACAAAAGACGACCTCGGCATTACGGACTGA
- a CDS encoding tetratricopeptide repeat protein, which translates to MFWNKDKNEKRLSKAQELMECDEYEKASEVLSEVIDSQEASGQTKAQGLLMRAHCRKWLATHCGDEIDPDFDPNDLGPEEAAPELSEEEKAGIRKAVEDLNAVMEIEDVPQEMLADALNERLKEYAQLGEYEKAIQDSDKILSMKNSSAGMTEAEIKHKQAEFYCCLEDFDKACEKLKEMINSDETPLPNLVKAIIHSAELNEDLNRIEAAKADYQRLIDMADNVTGLADISRNAALRIEELKNRQDAE; encoded by the coding sequence ATGTTCTGGAACAAAGATAAAAACGAAAAAAGGCTTTCAAAAGCTCAGGAACTAATGGAATGCGACGAGTATGAGAAAGCTTCAGAGGTTCTTAGCGAGGTTATAGATTCACAAGAGGCTTCAGGCCAAACAAAAGCGCAGGGACTTCTTATGAGGGCTCACTGCCGGAAATGGCTCGCCACTCACTGCGGAGATGAAATTGACCCGGACTTCGACCCAAACGACCTTGGACCTGAAGAGGCTGCCCCAGAGCTCAGCGAGGAGGAAAAAGCAGGCATCAGGAAGGCCGTGGAAGACCTCAATGCTGTAATGGAGATTGAGGATGTTCCTCAAGAAATGCTTGCTGATGCGCTCAATGAAAGGCTCAAGGAATACGCCCAGCTCGGTGAATACGAGAAAGCTATTCAAGACAGCGACAAGATACTCTCTATGAAAAACAGCAGTGCGGGAATGACCGAAGCAGAGATAAAGCATAAGCAGGCTGAATTCTACTGCTGCCTTGAAGATTTTGACAAGGCTTGCGAGAAACTCAAAGAAATGATAAACTCAGATGAAACTCCCCTGCCTAATCTGGTAAAGGCGATTATCCACAGTGCAGAGCTCAATGAAGATCTCAATCGTATAGAGGCAGCAAAGGCTGATTATCAAAGACTGATTGATATGGCTGATAATGTTACAGGTCTTGCAGATATCTCACGTAATGCAGCACTGCGAATTGAAGAGCTTAAAAACAGGCAGGATGCGGAATAG
- a CDS encoding ABC transporter ATP-binding protein: MKAIISCEKLCKSYPLGQSRIDVLKGADLSVQDGEFVVIVGASGSGKSTLLHILGALDKPDSGKVFFSEEQISRYSGRKLDSYRNQNIGFVFQFYHLIEELNVMENILIPAMAGCSAIRWAAKSSSAKNRGRQLAERLGLSERLKHRPSQLSGGERQRAAIGRALINNPRVLLADEPTGNLDWHTGTEILDILKDFHKNGQTILLVTHDERIASMADRVVAIQDGAIV; encoded by the coding sequence ATGAAAGCGATTATTTCCTGCGAAAAACTCTGCAAGAGCTATCCGCTCGGCCAGTCTCGTATTGATGTGCTCAAAGGGGCGGATCTCAGCGTTCAGGATGGCGAGTTTGTTGTGATTGTGGGTGCGAGCGGCTCGGGCAAAAGCACGCTTCTTCATATTCTCGGCGCATTGGACAAGCCCGATTCCGGGAAGGTTTTTTTCTCTGAAGAACAGATTAGCAGATACTCGGGAAGAAAGCTCGATTCATACAGAAACCAAAATATAGGCTTTGTATTCCAGTTTTACCATCTCATTGAAGAGCTCAATGTAATGGAGAATATCCTCATACCTGCAATGGCGGGCTGCTCTGCAATTCGCTGGGCAGCCAAGAGCTCTTCTGCAAAAAATAGAGGCCGACAGCTGGCTGAAAGGCTCGGCCTGAGCGAAAGGCTCAAACACCGTCCATCACAGCTCTCCGGAGGAGAGAGGCAGAGAGCAGCAATCGGCAGGGCTCTTATAAACAATCCCAGAGTTCTGCTTGCAGATGAGCCCACGGGAAACCTCGACTGGCATACAGGCACGGAAATCCTTGATATCCTCAAAGACTTCCACAAAAACGGACAAACCATCTTGCTTGTTACCCACGATGAGAGAATTGCCTCCATGGCCGACAGGGTGGTTGCCATTCAGGATGGAGCAATCGTTTGA
- a CDS encoding thiamine-phosphate kinase, which yields MDYTEDSITSYFAQAKRLNSDKFPIGIGDDMAQMQLENNNALISTDMLLDGSHFDTNIHSPENIGYKAAAVSLSDAAAMATVPFAMVASVGIPDWWGEEKLKELHSGLLRACSKFNCSLIGGDITSWQAEGKLAVCSTIISRPGETKPLERGGAKPGDLICVTGELGGSLEGKHINFTPKVNEALWIAENLSPTSMMDITDGLSTDLPRILNASEAGAVLESELIPISQAAENKKEPLSAALNDGEDFELLFTIPEKNSDFIKNADFKISTIGKIVSSKGLKIKNAQGQETEIKPEGYDHLG from the coding sequence ATGGATTACACTGAAGATTCTATAACCTCATACTTTGCTCAGGCGAAAAGATTAAACTCAGATAAATTCCCGATAGGGATTGGAGATGATATGGCGCAAATGCAGCTTGAAAACAATAACGCCCTTATTTCCACAGATATGCTGCTGGACGGAAGCCATTTTGATACAAATATTCACAGCCCTGAAAACATCGGCTACAAGGCCGCAGCAGTGAGCCTAAGCGATGCAGCAGCTATGGCGACGGTTCCTTTTGCAATGGTTGCAAGTGTCGGCATTCCCGACTGGTGGGGTGAGGAAAAGCTCAAAGAGCTTCATTCGGGGCTTTTACGAGCCTGCAGCAAGTTCAACTGTTCACTTATAGGAGGCGATATAACAAGCTGGCAGGCAGAAGGGAAGCTCGCTGTTTGCTCGACGATAATATCGCGTCCCGGTGAAACGAAGCCTCTTGAAAGAGGCGGTGCAAAGCCTGGTGATCTAATCTGTGTTACAGGGGAGCTGGGAGGCTCGCTTGAAGGCAAGCACATCAATTTTACTCCCAAGGTTAATGAAGCTCTCTGGATAGCAGAAAACCTTTCGCCCACTTCAATGATGGACATCACAGACGGCCTAAGCACCGACCTGCCCAGAATTCTGAACGCCAGCGAGGCTGGTGCAGTTCTCGAATCAGAGCTGATACCAATCTCGCAGGCGGCTGAGAACAAGAAAGAGCCCCTTTCAGCGGCGCTTAACGACGGCGAAGATTTTGAGCTTCTTTTTACAATTCCTGAAAAAAACAGCGACTTTATAAAAAACGCAGATTTTAAGATATCAACAATAGGTAAGATAGTTTC
- a CDS encoding phosphopantothenoylcysteine decarboxylase, with protein sequence MRILVTAGGTREYIDPVRYITNASTGKMGYAAAAAAIDSGHSVKLISAPTSIAHPKGAELLSVVSAEEMFEAVKNEFSSCDCLIMAAAVSDYCPERYAEKKIKKSKEKIELIFHKTPDILEWAGDNKNGQIIVGFALEDENLLEKAEEKMQRKKMDIIIANDPSAISQECSQIYIKQTGGEWLSRPERHKSETAVEIIRMAGKIHSQRTGKCT encoded by the coding sequence ATGCGGATACTTGTAACTGCGGGAGGAACGAGGGAATATATAGATCCCGTCAGGTATATAACAAACGCCAGCACAGGCAAAATGGGCTATGCAGCAGCAGCGGCAGCGATAGACAGCGGTCACAGCGTAAAGCTGATATCCGCCCCCACCTCCATAGCTCATCCAAAAGGTGCAGAGCTTCTCAGCGTTGTGAGCGCTGAAGAGATGTTTGAGGCGGTTAAGAACGAATTTTCCTCGTGCGACTGCCTCATAATGGCGGCAGCTGTATCGGACTACTGCCCTGAAAGGTATGCTGAGAAAAAGATTAAAAAATCAAAAGAAAAAATCGAGCTTATTTTTCACAAAACCCCCGACATCCTTGAGTGGGCAGGGGATAATAAAAACGGGCAGATTATTGTGGGATTTGCCCTTGAAGACGAAAACCTTCTTGAGAAGGCTGAAGAGAAGATGCAGCGAAAAAAAATGGATATAATCATCGCAAACGATCCGTCCGCAATATCGCAGGAATGTTCGCAGATATATATCAAACAGACCGGCGGGGAATGGCTCAGCAGACCTGAAAGGCACAAAAGCGAAACTGCCGTTGAAATAATTAGAATGGCGGGTAAAATTCACTCTCAGAGAACTGGTAAATGCACTTAG
- a CDS encoding glycoside hydrolase family 2 TIM barrel-domain containing protein yields MKKTVILAFLLAYSAVFGFEITSFQPEERFRLFNEGWKFKENDSSRYYQNNLDDSDWRDVKLPHDMGVEKEFSKENPSCQAYLPGGVCWYRKSFELSRQWQDESFKILFNGVYCNSKVWCNGKLLGERPNGFISFAYDITDYLQFGRENTNVIAVRVDHSDYADCRWYTGTGINRDVYLVKTDKVHTKLWGTYVTTPEITEKYADVKAEVKLVNSSEETRKVGIENQIIDKRDDVRAREKRFIDFEPGERTLELNLRLKSPELWNTKYPDMYALKTIITSEDEVLDEYYTPFGVRDFRFDCDEGFFLNGEPMLIKGVCLHDGAGALGTAVPKPVWRRRLQKLKDGGCNAIRMSHNPHDPHLYDLCDEMGFLVMNEAFDEWYEGKRKWVDGWNQTEFERDGYHEHYEEWAEKDLTDMLLRDRNHPSIILWSIGNEIDYPNDPFPPGEMDLIPEAIKLREIVKDHDLTRPVTAACAGPEANVFMDYLDVIGFNYKEKLYEDVHKRYPYKIFTGSENGRGLEPWLAVKNNDYISSQFLWTGIDYLGEAGKWHNEETGTHSRGARSGLLNLAGFAKPAYYRQKAYWEEDPFVHLYQNGDGHIVCYSNCEDVELFQGEKSLGDFEVPESKRIMIRNPEGENFRAIGKRARVDVAQAVYNVPGEPARIVPNLVEKKLVLDGRDVVHAEIYVVDEDGYPVEDAEIKIEASIEGPAEIIGIENGNQGDISPYGEMTKKTYNGKLLYYIQGGRRPGDVKLNLKPEGLGSVSVLINSGMPVDSEYW; encoded by the coding sequence ATGAAGAAAACTGTAATCTTAGCATTTCTGCTTGCCTATTCAGCCGTTTTCGGCTTCGAGATAACGAGCTTTCAGCCTGAAGAACGGTTCAGGCTTTTCAATGAAGGCTGGAAATTTAAGGAAAACGACAGCAGCCGCTATTATCAGAACAATTTAGACGATTCAGACTGGCGGGATGTAAAACTGCCCCACGATATGGGTGTGGAGAAGGAGTTCAGCAAGGAGAACCCGAGCTGTCAGGCGTATCTTCCGGGCGGTGTGTGCTGGTATCGCAAGAGCTTCGAGCTCTCGCGTCAATGGCAGGATGAGAGCTTTAAGATACTTTTCAACGGCGTTTACTGCAACAGCAAGGTATGGTGCAACGGGAAACTCCTCGGCGAAAGGCCGAACGGCTTTATCTCTTTCGCATACGACATCACAGATTACCTCCAGTTCGGACGGGAAAACACTAATGTGATCGCTGTTCGGGTTGACCACAGCGACTACGCTGACTGCCGCTGGTACACAGGGACAGGGATAAATCGAGATGTTTACCTCGTAAAAACGGACAAGGTGCATACCAAGCTCTGGGGAACTTACGTAACAACGCCTGAGATAACGGAAAAATATGCAGATGTGAAGGCGGAAGTGAAGCTTGTGAACAGCTCGGAGGAAACTCGGAAGGTTGGCATTGAAAACCAGATTATAGACAAAAGAGACGACGTTCGTGCGAGAGAAAAGCGTTTTATCGATTTTGAACCGGGCGAGAGAACCCTGGAGCTGAATCTGAGGCTTAAATCCCCAGAGCTCTGGAATACGAAATACCCCGACATGTATGCCTTGAAAACAATAATAACCAGCGAGGATGAGGTGTTGGATGAATATTACACGCCTTTCGGGGTTAGAGATTTCCGCTTTGACTGCGATGAAGGCTTCTTTCTCAACGGCGAACCGATGCTCATAAAAGGCGTTTGCCTGCACGACGGGGCAGGAGCTCTCGGCACGGCAGTTCCAAAGCCTGTTTGGCGAAGAAGGCTTCAAAAGCTCAAAGACGGCGGCTGCAACGCCATCCGAATGAGCCACAACCCCCACGACCCGCACCTCTACGACCTCTGCGATGAGATGGGATTTCTCGTGATGAACGAGGCCTTTGACGAGTGGTACGAAGGCAAACGCAAATGGGTTGACGGCTGGAATCAGACCGAATTCGAACGCGACGGCTACCACGAACACTACGAAGAATGGGCAGAGAAGGACCTCACCGATATGCTGCTTAGAGACAGAAACCACCCTTCAATAATCCTATGGAGCATAGGTAACGAAATCGATTATCCCAACGACCCGTTCCCGCCGGGAGAGATGGACTTGATTCCTGAAGCTATAAAACTCAGAGAAATCGTGAAAGACCATGACCTTACCCGCCCTGTTACAGCAGCCTGCGCAGGCCCGGAGGCGAATGTGTTTATGGATTATCTCGATGTTATAGGCTTCAACTATAAGGAAAAGCTCTATGAGGATGTGCATAAGAGGTATCCGTATAAGATATTCACCGGCAGCGAAAACGGCAGAGGACTTGAGCCTTGGCTGGCTGTTAAGAATAACGACTACATCTCCTCTCAGTTCCTCTGGACAGGCATAGACTACCTCGGAGAAGCAGGGAAATGGCATAACGAAGAAACCGGCACCCATTCAAGGGGCGCACGTTCCGGCCTGCTTAACCTTGCAGGCTTCGCCAAACCCGCCTACTACAGGCAGAAAGCATACTGGGAAGAAGACCCGTTTGTGCACCTATATCAAAACGGCGACGGGCATATCGTCTGCTATTCGAACTGTGAAGATGTTGAGCTTTTTCAAGGGGAAAAAAGCCTTGGAGATTTTGAAGTGCCCGAATCAAAGCGGATAATGATAAGGAATCCGGAAGGCGAAAATTTTCGGGCTATAGGCAAAAGAGCGAGAGTGGATGTAGCTCAGGCAGTGTACAATGTTCCCGGGGAGCCGGCAAGAATTGTTCCAAATTTAGTGGAGAAAAAGCTCGTCCTCGACGGCAGGGATGTCGTTCATGCGGAGATATACGTGGTTGATGAAGACGGCTACCCTGTAGAAGATGCAGAGATAAAGATCGAAGCCTCTATTGAAGGGCCTGCTGAAATAATCGGCATCGAAAACGGCAATCAGGGCGATATAAGCCCATACGGGGAAATGACCAAGAAAACTTATAACGGAAAACTGCTTTACTACATTCAAGGCGGCAGAAGGCCGGGAGATGTTAAGCTTAATCTAAAACCTGAAGGGCTGGGCTCGGTTTCTGTGCTAATTAATTCAGGGATGCCTGTTGACTCAGAATACTGGTAA
- a CDS encoding IS5 family transposase encodes MKAKNNKAGLLFQQPLKPLVNPDHSLVQLSEVVNWSRFEEKFGSLYSPDSGRPAKPIRLMVGLQYLKYTFNLSDEAIVAGWVENPYWQYFCGERYFQYEPPIDPTSMTKWRNKVKSDGLEELLEETIKAGLKLKVIKKNDFNKLVADTTVQQKNITYPTDAKLCHKLRIKLVDLAKASKLQLRQSYERVGKRAYVMQGRYRRARQFKRAKKEVKKLRNYLRRITKEVERNIAGNEQLRIIFDTLLQAAKKLLAQTKKSKNKLYSIHEPHVCCIGKGKSHKKYEFGNKVGIVTTAKNNFIVGALGFEGNPYDGHTLRANLKQTMNLIGREKLGDVYVDGGYKKHGCEDIGNVEIVEKGWRKKKRSIKRWIKRRSSIEPTIGHLKEDNRLGRNFLKGVEGDKMNALGSAFGYNMRKLLKKFTFAYIFMLKIIEFYRNLAMKSKLKTRLA; translated from the coding sequence ATGAAGGCAAAAAACAATAAAGCAGGCTTACTCTTTCAGCAGCCATTAAAACCTCTTGTAAATCCTGATCACTCTTTAGTCCAACTCTCAGAGGTTGTCAACTGGTCTCGCTTTGAAGAGAAGTTTGGCAGTTTATACAGTCCTGATTCAGGCAGGCCGGCCAAGCCGATTCGCCTGATGGTCGGCCTTCAGTATCTCAAGTACACTTTCAATCTCAGCGATGAAGCAATCGTTGCCGGCTGGGTTGAGAATCCTTACTGGCAGTATTTCTGCGGCGAAAGATACTTCCAGTACGAGCCTCCTATTGATCCAACCAGTATGACTAAGTGGCGTAATAAGGTAAAATCTGATGGTCTTGAAGAGCTGCTCGAAGAAACTATCAAAGCCGGCTTGAAGCTTAAGGTTATCAAAAAGAACGATTTCAACAAGCTCGTTGCAGATACAACCGTTCAGCAGAAGAACATCACTTATCCGACCGACGCAAAACTCTGCCACAAACTGCGCATTAAGCTTGTAGATCTTGCAAAAGCATCAAAACTCCAACTTCGCCAAAGCTACGAAAGGGTTGGGAAAAGGGCGTATGTAATGCAGGGCAGGTATCGACGTGCAAGACAGTTCAAAAGAGCTAAAAAAGAAGTGAAGAAATTAAGGAACTACCTGCGGCGAATTACGAAAGAGGTCGAGCGGAATATAGCAGGCAATGAGCAGTTAAGAATAATTTTTGATACATTGCTTCAAGCCGCTAAGAAGCTTTTAGCCCAGACAAAGAAAAGCAAAAATAAACTCTACAGTATTCACGAACCTCACGTCTGCTGCATTGGGAAAGGCAAAAGCCACAAGAAATATGAGTTTGGAAATAAGGTTGGAATTGTAACTACTGCCAAGAATAATTTTATCGTAGGAGCGTTGGGCTTTGAAGGAAACCCTTATGATGGCCATACTCTTCGGGCTAATCTGAAGCAGACAATGAATTTAATCGGGAGAGAAAAGCTTGGAGATGTTTATGTTGATGGAGGATACAAGAAACATGGCTGCGAAGATATTGGAAATGTTGAAATTGTAGAAAAGGGCTGGCGAAAAAAGAAACGAAGTATCAAGAGGTGGATTAAGAGAAGATCGAGCATAGAACCAACGATAGGCCACCTCAAAGAAGACAACAGGTTGGGAAGAAACTTCTTGAAAGGTGTAGAAGGGGACAAAATGAACGCCCTCGGCAGCGCTTTTGGGTACAATATGCGTAAACTTCTAAAGAAGTTTACTTTTGCCTATATTTTTATGCTTAAAATTATTGAATTTTACAGAAATTTGGCAATGAAAAGCAAATTAAAGACTCGATTAGCCTGA
- the purB gene encoding adenylosuccinate lyase, with translation MMEKYTSPLVERNASEQMSRLFGADKKFGTWRRLWLELAKAEKELGLDITDQQIAQMQENLENIDYAKAKEYEKKFRHDVMAHVHTFADAAPSAAGIIHLGATSCYVGDNADLIILREAMELVKAKLASVIDLLAKFAEQYKSMPTLGFTHYQPAQVTTVGKRAALWCYEFVMDYHELAHRIDSLPFRGVKGTTGTQASFLSLFEGNHEKVKALNEKVTKAFGFDKSCIVTGQTYQRKLDTLAVNTLSLIAQSAHKMCSDIRLLANLKEMEEPFGKNQIGSSAMAYKRNPMRSERATALSRFVLSLSSSPAMTASEQWFERTLDDSANRRLVLPEAFLAVDGILEILINISGGLVVYPKVIEARLNSELPFMASENILMAGVKAGGDRQKLHEKIRVYSQQAAQQVKNEGAKNDLLERLRADDDFKNIDLDQVLDPSLYIGRCTEQVEEFIEQAVEPVRKANRDKLKCSAELKV, from the coding sequence ATGATGGAAAAATATACTTCCCCGCTTGTAGAGAGAAACGCTTCCGAACAGATGTCGAGGCTTTTCGGGGCAGATAAAAAATTCGGTACGTGGAGAAGGCTCTGGCTTGAGCTTGCAAAGGCTGAGAAAGAGCTCGGACTTGATATTACTGACCAGCAGATTGCCCAGATGCAGGAGAATCTGGAGAATATAGACTACGCCAAGGCGAAGGAGTATGAAAAGAAATTCCGCCACGACGTAATGGCGCACGTGCACACCTTCGCAGATGCCGCACCTTCAGCAGCGGGAATTATACATCTCGGAGCAACGAGCTGCTATGTCGGCGATAATGCTGATCTGATAATACTCCGCGAGGCGATGGAGCTGGTTAAAGCTAAGCTGGCCTCCGTGATAGACCTGCTGGCAAAATTTGCAGAGCAGTACAAATCTATGCCCACCCTCGGCTTCACTCATTATCAGCCCGCACAGGTTACCACTGTAGGCAAGAGGGCGGCTCTTTGGTGTTATGAGTTTGTGATGGATTATCACGAGCTTGCCCACCGGATAGACAGCCTGCCCTTTAGAGGCGTTAAAGGCACAACGGGAACTCAGGCATCTTTTCTATCGCTTTTCGAAGGCAACCACGAAAAGGTGAAGGCATTGAACGAGAAGGTAACAAAGGCCTTCGGTTTCGATAAAAGCTGCATAGTTACAGGCCAGACATACCAGCGAAAGCTTGATACCTTAGCCGTTAATACGCTTTCGCTAATTGCTCAGTCTGCCCATAAAATGTGCAGCGATATCCGCCTTCTCGCCAACCTCAAGGAAATGGAAGAGCCTTTCGGCAAGAATCAGATCGGCTCCTCTGCAATGGCATACAAGAGAAACCCAATGCGAAGCGAAAGGGCCACAGCCCTGAGCAGGTTTGTTCTGAGCCTCTCCTCCAGCCCCGCTATGACTGCCTCAGAGCAGTGGTTCGAACGAACGCTTGATGATTCTGCAAACAGGCGTTTAGTCCTGCCTGAGGCGTTTCTCGCTGTTGACGGGATCCTCGAGATACTTATCAACATTTCCGGCGGCCTTGTGGTATATCCCAAAGTGATAGAGGCAAGGCTCAATTCAGAGCTTCCCTTTATGGCCTCGGAGAATATCCTTATGGCTGGCGTGAAGGCAGGCGGAGACCGCCAGAAGCTTCATGAAAAGATTAGGGTGTATTCGCAGCAGGCCGCTCAGCAGGTGAAAAATGAAGGTGCGAAAAACGACCTGCTCGAAAGACTCAGGGCAGACGATGACTTCAAAAATATAGATCTCGATCAGGTGCTGGACCCCTCTCTGTATATCGGAAGGTGTACTGAGCAGGTGGAGGAGTTTATCGAGCAGGCTGTTGAGCCTGTGAGAAAGGCAAACAGAGATAAATTAAAGTGCTCAGCAGAGCTGAAAGTGTAA